The Prunus persica cultivar Lovell chromosome G8, Prunus_persica_NCBIv2, whole genome shotgun sequence genome includes a region encoding these proteins:
- the LOC18766919 gene encoding uncharacterized protein LOC18766919 isoform X2 yields MASASTFLSHPNPQANDVVSSAICQFKSCSFASQSTLFGSKFASKSLSLHTATTRPACASDSEPISASHSHQTFDVLIIGAGIIGLTIARQFLIGSDLSVAVIDKSVPCSGATGAGQGYIWMAHKTPGSDLWDFGLRSQRLWEDLTESLSEQGLDPLQLLGWKKTGSLLVGRTPEESDMLKRRVKLLCEAGLRAEYLSAIDLLVKEPELMVDKDTGAAFLPDDCQLDARRAVEFLEKGNRHYSSKGRYAEFYNDPVISLLRSGGSGEVEAMKTSRNILYTKKAIVVAAGCWSGSLMCDLLRESEVVLDVPVKPRKGHLLVLENFNSFQLNHGLMEVGYVDHQTAIPLPNISTSGLLDHDGQTLSVSMTATMDTAGNIVLGSSRQFAGFCSELEESIISRIWDRAGEFFPKLREKSLSDFSKSREVRVGLRPYMPDGKPVIGPVPGVANVFLATGHEGGGLSMALGTAEMLADMVIGNPEKVNSAPFAVHGRC; encoded by the exons ATGGCTTCAGCTTCGACCTTTCTCTCACACCCAAACCCTCAAGCAAACGACGTCGTCTCCTCTGCAATATGCCAGTTCAAGTCATGTAGCTTCGCCTCCCAGTCAACCTTGTTTGGCTCCAAATTCGCATCCAAATCGCTTTCCTTGCACACCGCCACAACCCGACCCGCCTGCGCTTCCGATTCGGAACCGATATCTGCATCCCATTCCCATCAAACATTCGATGTTCTGATAATCGGAGCTGGAATAATCGGGTTGACCATAGCCCGGCAGTTCCTAATCGGGTCGGACCTGTCCGTCGCCGTAATTGACAAGTCTGTCCCTTGCTCCGGTGCCACCGGTGCTG GCCAAGGCTATATATGGATGGCACACAAAACACCTGGCAGTGACCTTTGGGACTTCGGACTCAGAAGCCAGAGACTCTGGGAGGACTTGACTGAGAGTTTGAGTGAGCAAGGCTTGGACCCTCTGCAACTATTGGGTTGGAAGAAAACAG GGAGCTTGCTTGTTGGTAGAACCCCTGAGGAGTCAGACATGTTAAAACGGAGGGTAAAGCTGCTATGTGAAGCTGGGTTAAGAGCAGAGTACTTGTCTGCCATTGACTTGCTTGTGAAGGAACCCGAACTGATGGTTGATAAAGATACTGGAGCTGCCTTTCTGCCTGATGATTGCCAATTGGATGCTCGTCGTGCAGTTGAATTCCTTGAAAAG GGTAACAGGCATTATTCATCAAAGGGTAGATATGCTGAGTTTTATAATGATCCGGTGATAAGTTTATTAAG ATCTGGTGGCAGTGGGGAGGTTGAGGCTATGAAGACTTCTAGGAATATCTTGTACACTAAGAAGGCCATTGTAGTTGCAGCTGGTTGTTGGAGTGGCTCTTTGATGTGTGACCTGCTTAGAGAATCAGAAGTTGTACTGGACGTCCCTGTGAAACCACGAAAG GGTCACCTTCTAGTGCTTGAGAATTTTAATTCCTTTCAACTCAATCATGGCCTGATGGAGGTGGGATATGTTGATCATCAAACTGCAATTCCACTTCCAAACATATCAACTTCTGGATTGCTTGATCATGATGGACAAACCTTGTCTGTTTCAATGACAGCCACTATGGACACAGCGGGGAACATTGTTCTTG ggAGCAGCCGCCAATTTGCTGGGTTCTGCTCGGAATTGGAAGAATCCATCATTAGTCGTATATGGGACCGAGCTGGGGAATTCTTTCCCAAATTAAGAGAAAAGTCCCTTTCGGATTTCAGTAAGAGCAGAGAAGTGAGAGTAGGATTACGACCTTACA TGCCTGATGGGAAGCCAGTGATTGGACCTGTGCCAGGTGTGGCAAACGTGTTCCTCGCAACTGGACATGAAGGGGGAGGACTTTCTATG GCTCTAGGGACTGCTGAAATGCTTGCGGATATGGTGATAGGCAATCCTGAGAAGGTTAATTCTGCACCGTTTGCTGTTCATGGCCGATGTTGA
- the LOC18766919 gene encoding uncharacterized protein LOC18766919 isoform X1 produces the protein MASASTFLSHPNPQANDVVSSAICQFKSCSFASQSTLFGSKFASKSLSLHTATTRPACASDSEPISASHSHQTFDVLIIGAGIIGLTIARQFLIGSDLSVAVIDKSVPCSGATGAGQGYIWMAHKTPGSDLWDFGLRSQRLWEDLTESLSEQGLDPLQLLGWKKTGSLLVGRTPEESDMLKRRVKLLCEAGLRAEYLSAIDLLVKEPELMVDKDTGAAFLPDDCQLDARRAVEFLEKGNRHYSSKGRYAEFYNDPVISLLRSGGSGEVEAMKTSRNILYTKKAIVVAAGCWSGSLMCDLLRESEVVLDVPVKPRKGHLLVLENFNSFQLNHGLMEVGYVDHQTAIPLPNISTSGLLDHDGQTLSVSMTATMDTAGNIVLELCMIILFYGIFPPFPLSLSLSLGSSRQFAGFCSELEESIISRIWDRAGEFFPKLREKSLSDFSKSREVRVGLRPYMPDGKPVIGPVPGVANVFLATGHEGGGLSMALGTAEMLADMVIGNPEKVNSAPFAVHGRC, from the exons ATGGCTTCAGCTTCGACCTTTCTCTCACACCCAAACCCTCAAGCAAACGACGTCGTCTCCTCTGCAATATGCCAGTTCAAGTCATGTAGCTTCGCCTCCCAGTCAACCTTGTTTGGCTCCAAATTCGCATCCAAATCGCTTTCCTTGCACACCGCCACAACCCGACCCGCCTGCGCTTCCGATTCGGAACCGATATCTGCATCCCATTCCCATCAAACATTCGATGTTCTGATAATCGGAGCTGGAATAATCGGGTTGACCATAGCCCGGCAGTTCCTAATCGGGTCGGACCTGTCCGTCGCCGTAATTGACAAGTCTGTCCCTTGCTCCGGTGCCACCGGTGCTG GCCAAGGCTATATATGGATGGCACACAAAACACCTGGCAGTGACCTTTGGGACTTCGGACTCAGAAGCCAGAGACTCTGGGAGGACTTGACTGAGAGTTTGAGTGAGCAAGGCTTGGACCCTCTGCAACTATTGGGTTGGAAGAAAACAG GGAGCTTGCTTGTTGGTAGAACCCCTGAGGAGTCAGACATGTTAAAACGGAGGGTAAAGCTGCTATGTGAAGCTGGGTTAAGAGCAGAGTACTTGTCTGCCATTGACTTGCTTGTGAAGGAACCCGAACTGATGGTTGATAAAGATACTGGAGCTGCCTTTCTGCCTGATGATTGCCAATTGGATGCTCGTCGTGCAGTTGAATTCCTTGAAAAG GGTAACAGGCATTATTCATCAAAGGGTAGATATGCTGAGTTTTATAATGATCCGGTGATAAGTTTATTAAG ATCTGGTGGCAGTGGGGAGGTTGAGGCTATGAAGACTTCTAGGAATATCTTGTACACTAAGAAGGCCATTGTAGTTGCAGCTGGTTGTTGGAGTGGCTCTTTGATGTGTGACCTGCTTAGAGAATCAGAAGTTGTACTGGACGTCCCTGTGAAACCACGAAAG GGTCACCTTCTAGTGCTTGAGAATTTTAATTCCTTTCAACTCAATCATGGCCTGATGGAGGTGGGATATGTTGATCATCAAACTGCAATTCCACTTCCAAACATATCAACTTCTGGATTGCTTGATCATGATGGACAAACCTTGTCTGTTTCAATGACAGCCACTATGGACACAGCGGGGAACATTGTTCTTG AATTATGCATGATCATATTGTTCTATGGCATCTTCCCCcccttccctctctctctctctctctctctagggAGCAGCCGCCAATTTGCTGGGTTCTGCTCGGAATTGGAAGAATCCATCATTAGTCGTATATGGGACCGAGCTGGGGAATTCTTTCCCAAATTAAGAGAAAAGTCCCTTTCGGATTTCAGTAAGAGCAGAGAAGTGAGAGTAGGATTACGACCTTACA TGCCTGATGGGAAGCCAGTGATTGGACCTGTGCCAGGTGTGGCAAACGTGTTCCTCGCAACTGGACATGAAGGGGGAGGACTTTCTATG GCTCTAGGGACTGCTGAAATGCTTGCGGATATGGTGATAGGCAATCCTGAGAAGGTTAATTCTGCACCGTTTGCTGTTCATGGCCGATGTTGA
- the LOC18766919 gene encoding uncharacterized protein LOC18766919 isoform X3 has translation MASASTFLSHPNPQANDVVSSAICQFKSCSFASQSTLFGSKFASKSLSLHTATTRPACASDSEPISASHSHQTFDVLIIGAGIIGLTIARQFLIGSDLSVAVIDKSVPCSGATGAGQGYIWMAHKTPGSDLWDFGLRSQRLWEDLTESLSEQGLDPLQLLGWKKTGSLLVGRTPEESDMLKRRVKLLCEAGLRAEYLSAIDLLVKEPELMVDKDTGAAFLPDDCQLDARRAVEFLEKGNRHYSSKGRYAEFYNDPVISLLRSGGSGEVEAMKTSRNILYTKKAIVVAAGCWSGSLMCDLLRESEVVLDVPVKPRKGHLLVLENFNSFQLNHGLMEVGYVDHQTAIPLPNISTSGLLDHDGQTLSVSMTATMDTAGNIVLVPDGKPVIGPVPGVANVFLATGHEGGGLSMALGTAEMLADMVIGNPEKVNSAPFAVHGRC, from the exons ATGGCTTCAGCTTCGACCTTTCTCTCACACCCAAACCCTCAAGCAAACGACGTCGTCTCCTCTGCAATATGCCAGTTCAAGTCATGTAGCTTCGCCTCCCAGTCAACCTTGTTTGGCTCCAAATTCGCATCCAAATCGCTTTCCTTGCACACCGCCACAACCCGACCCGCCTGCGCTTCCGATTCGGAACCGATATCTGCATCCCATTCCCATCAAACATTCGATGTTCTGATAATCGGAGCTGGAATAATCGGGTTGACCATAGCCCGGCAGTTCCTAATCGGGTCGGACCTGTCCGTCGCCGTAATTGACAAGTCTGTCCCTTGCTCCGGTGCCACCGGTGCTG GCCAAGGCTATATATGGATGGCACACAAAACACCTGGCAGTGACCTTTGGGACTTCGGACTCAGAAGCCAGAGACTCTGGGAGGACTTGACTGAGAGTTTGAGTGAGCAAGGCTTGGACCCTCTGCAACTATTGGGTTGGAAGAAAACAG GGAGCTTGCTTGTTGGTAGAACCCCTGAGGAGTCAGACATGTTAAAACGGAGGGTAAAGCTGCTATGTGAAGCTGGGTTAAGAGCAGAGTACTTGTCTGCCATTGACTTGCTTGTGAAGGAACCCGAACTGATGGTTGATAAAGATACTGGAGCTGCCTTTCTGCCTGATGATTGCCAATTGGATGCTCGTCGTGCAGTTGAATTCCTTGAAAAG GGTAACAGGCATTATTCATCAAAGGGTAGATATGCTGAGTTTTATAATGATCCGGTGATAAGTTTATTAAG ATCTGGTGGCAGTGGGGAGGTTGAGGCTATGAAGACTTCTAGGAATATCTTGTACACTAAGAAGGCCATTGTAGTTGCAGCTGGTTGTTGGAGTGGCTCTTTGATGTGTGACCTGCTTAGAGAATCAGAAGTTGTACTGGACGTCCCTGTGAAACCACGAAAG GGTCACCTTCTAGTGCTTGAGAATTTTAATTCCTTTCAACTCAATCATGGCCTGATGGAGGTGGGATATGTTGATCATCAAACTGCAATTCCACTTCCAAACATATCAACTTCTGGATTGCTTGATCATGATGGACAAACCTTGTCTGTTTCAATGACAGCCACTATGGACACAGCGGGGAACATTGTTCTTG TGCCTGATGGGAAGCCAGTGATTGGACCTGTGCCAGGTGTGGCAAACGTGTTCCTCGCAACTGGACATGAAGGGGGAGGACTTTCTATG GCTCTAGGGACTGCTGAAATGCTTGCGGATATGGTGATAGGCAATCCTGAGAAGGTTAATTCTGCACCGTTTGCTGTTCATGGCCGATGTTGA
- the LOC18768479 gene encoding uncharacterized protein LOC18768479, producing the protein MASDSEPAPASHSDQTFDVLVIGAGIIGLSIARQFLIGSDLSVAVIDKAVPCSGATGAGQGYIWMASKRVGSEGWELALRSQKLWEELAESLKDQGLDPLQLLGWKKTGSLLVGRTPEESDKLKRMVKQQCEAGLRAEYLSASDLHVKEPELMVDKDTGAAFLPDDSQLNARRAAEFLEKGNRHYSSKGRYAEFYNDPVISLLRSGGSGEVEAIKTSRNILHSKKAIVVAAGCWSGSLMSDLLRESEIVLDIPMKPRKGHLLVLENFNSFQLNHGLMEAGYIDHHHTAVPLPSLSTSGLLDDHDGQALSVSMTATMDTMGNIVLGSSRQFAGFCTEVEESIVNRIWERVGEFFPKLREKPLSDFSRSREVRVGLRPYVPDGKPVIGPVPGLANVFLATGHEGEGLTMALGTAEMLVDMVLGNPQKVDSAPFAVHGRF; encoded by the exons ATGGCTTCCGATTCTGAACCGGCACCTGCATCCCATTCCGACCAAACATTTGATGTTCTGGTAATCGGAGCTGGAATAATCGGGTTGAGCATAGCCCGGCAGTTCCTGATCGGGTCGGACCTATCCGTCGCCGTAATCGACAAGGCTGTCCCTTGCTCCGGCGCCACCGGTGCCG GCCAAGGCTATATATGGATGGCATCCAAAAGAGTTGGCAGCGAGGGTTGGGAGCTGGCTCTGAGAAGCCAGAAGCTCTGGGAGGAATTGGCTGAGAGTTTGAAAGATCAAGGCTTGGACCCTTTACAATTATTGGGTTGGAAAAAAACAG GAAGCTTGCTAGTTGGTAGAACCCCGGAGGAGTCAGACAAGTTAAAAAGGATGGTAAAGCAGCAATGTGAAGCTGGGTTAAGAGCAGAGTACTTGTCTGCCAGTGACTTGCATGTGAAGGAACCTGAACTCATGGTTGATAAAGATACTGGGGCTGCCTTTCTACCTGATGATAGCCAACTGAATGCCCGTCGCGCTGCTGAATTTCTTGAAAAG GGCAACAGGCATTATTCATCAAAGGGTAGATATGCAGAGTTTTATAATGATCCAGTGATAAGTTTGTTAAG GTCTGGTGGCAGTGGGGAAGTTGAGGCTATTAAGACTTCTAGGAATATCTTGCACAGCAAGAAGGCCATTGTAGTGGCAGCTGGTTGTTGGAGTGGCTCTTTGATGTCTGATCTGCTTAGAGAATCAGAAATTGTCCTGGACATCCCCATGAAACCGCGAAAG GGTCACCTTCTAGTGCTGGAGAATTTTAATTCCTTTCAACTCAATCATGGTCTGATGGAGGCAGGATATATTGATCATCATCATACTGCAGTTCCGCTTCCAAGCTTATCAACTTCCGGATTGCTTGATGATCATGATGGGCAAGCCTTGTCTGTATCAATGACAGCCACTATGGATACAATGGGGAACATTGTTCTTG GGAGCAGCCGCCAGTTTGCTGGTTTCTGCACTGAAGTGGAAGAATCCATCGTTAACCGCATATGGGAGAGGGTGGGGGAGTTCTTTCCCAAATTGAGAGAGAAGCCCCTCTCAGATTTCAGTAGGAGCAGAGAAGTGAGAGTAGGATTAAGACCTTACG TGCCTGATGGGAAGCCAGTGATCGGGCCTGTGCCTGGTTTGGCCAACGTGTTCCTTGCAACCGGGCATGAAGGGGAAGGACTTACTATG GCTCTAGGAACCGCCGAAATGCTTGTGGATATGGTGCTAGGCAATCCTCAGAAAGTTGATTCTGCGCCGTTTGCTGTTCATGGTCGATTTTGA
- the LOC18766461 gene encoding poly(A)-specific ribonuclease PARN-like gives MASLPPLIRRRFLSTSTNVPKKWAVKEVTKLNFKESLEEFKDHLAGSNFVAVSLQKTGSFSAAWHRPQPFDTADTSYCKAKYAAERFQLLQFAACPFTLRASKLTPHPYNFVLFPRDELKLGMPSYSFSVQTSHLTSMAQEGFDFNACIYNGISYLSRAQESAAKVRIGNPSPSTYIMNSSSTHTVADTVFLERIKSRVKHWKNACRSSKKDDALLSSLRKLVLGSELYGSRPCMNIDVCSERQIQLALEMLREFSDELVPLIIPAKGGGTQAVRVVLTSSKEDKDSFERELQNLEEEQNQRVRGFREVIDLISASQKPVVSHNALNDFTFIHSKFLSPLPTNVDEFMDSLHLVFPHLLDVNHMMKNIGPLRKVTNIHAAISYLNNHYFAPIDMENLPQENEEGTVHRHNVVKMCYLFAKLCSILKIPDNAMTSNNALLAPAPEEYTNISNPYPDSPQESINDDIRIWTKNMKKVSCNHLVFLWGFRSGMTAGMLKSLLHKSHDVFSEEFDVRLVDKSCAIVVFWRPGLSETFLDFVSSEEICGSLREIVSEGLRASSYEAYKRVCRLGLWEANLAESLDRALEDPDCLVEANLAANCKEIYWSSDSTINFDNL, from the exons ATGGCGTCTCTGCCTCCACTGATACGGCGACGTTTTCTCAGCACCAGCACCAATGTCCCAAAGAAATGGGCGGTGAAGGAAGTGACAAAGTTGAATTTCAAGGAGTCCCTGGAGGAGTTCAAGGACCACCTCGCCGGCTCGAACTTCGTAGCCGTCTCTCTGCAGAAAACGGGGTCGTTTTCTGCGGCTTGGCACCGTCCCCAACCCTTCGACACCGCCGACACATCGTATTGCAAGGCCAAGTACGCCGCAGAAAGGTTCCAGCTTCTTCAGTTCGCCGCCTGCCCCTTCACTCTCAGAGCCTCCAAGCTCACTCCTCACCC ATACAACTTTGTATTGTTCCCAAGAGATGAATTGAAGCTGGGGATGCCATCTTATAGCTTTTCAGTTCAAACATCACATTTGACTTCCATGGCTCAAGAAGGTTTTGATTTTAATGCCTGCATATATAATG GTATATCATACTTGTCCAGAGCACAAGAATCCGCAGCTAAAGTGCGGATAGGGAATCCAAGCCCCAGCACCTATATAATGAACTCTTCTTCGACCCATACCGTTGCTGATACAGTTTTTCTTGAAAGAATTAAATCACGAGTCAAGCATTGGAAGAATGCGTGTAGGAGTTCAAAGAAAGATG ATGCTCTGCTTAGTTCCTTACGAAAACTTGTCTTGGGGAGTGAACTTTATGGATCAAGGCCATGCATGAATATAGATGTTTGCAGTGAACGTCAAATACAGCTTGCATTGGAG ATGTTGAGGGAGTTCTCTGATGAACTTGTTCCTTTAATAATCCCAGCAAAGGGTGGAGGAACTCAGGCTGTTCGTGTCGTTCTCACAAGTTCTAAGGAGGACAAGGACTCGTTTGAG AGAGAACTTCAAAACCTTGAAGAGGAACAAAACCAGAGAGTTCGGGGGTTTCGAGAGGTGATCGATTTGATTTCTGCTTCACAGAAACCTGTTGTCTCCCACAATGCCCTTAATG ATTTCACATTTATTCATTCAAAGTTTCTCTCCCCCCTGCCGACTAATGTAGACGAGTTCATGGACTCCTTGCACTTGGTTTTCCCTCACTTACTTGATGTCAACCATATGATGAAGAATATTGGCCCTCTAAGGAAGGTGACCAATATACATGCAGCTATTTCCTACCTGAATAATCATTACTTTGCACCCATTGATATGGAAAACTTGCCCCAAG aaaatgaagaaggcACAGTTCATAGGCATAATGTGGTGAAGATGTGTTATCTGTTTGCAAAGCTCTGCTCCATTCTGAAAATTCCAGACAATGCTATGACATCTAACAATGCACTGTTGGCTCCAGCCCCTGAAGAGTATACAAACATATCCAATCCGTACCCTGACAGCCCCCAAGAATCAATCAATGATGATATCAGAATCTGGACAAAGAATATGAAAAAAGTCAGCTGCAATCATTTGGTATTCTTATGGGGATTTAGAAGTGGCATGACTGCGGGGATGCTCAAGAGCTTGTTGCACAAGTCACATGACGTTTTCTCAGAAGAATTTGATGTTCGGTTAGTGGACAAGAGCTGTGCTATTGTTGTTTTCTGGCGACCTGGTTTATCCGAAACTTTCCTGGATTTCGTGAGTAGTGAAGAGATTTGTGGATCTTTAAGGGAGATAGTTTCGGAGGGCCTAAGAGCATCGAGCTATGAGGCTTACAAGAGAGTCTGCAGGTTGGGCTTATGGGAAGCAAATTTAGCAGAGTCCTTAGATAGAGCCTTAGAAGACCCAGACTGCCTTGTGGAAGCTAATTTGGCAGCAAACTGCAAAGAAATCTATTGGTCTAGCGACTCAACGATTAATTTTGACAACTTGTAA
- the LOC18766519 gene encoding dnaJ homolog subfamily C member 2, translating to MNVPSKFRLISYSQELVDGQPVYVSSNCLPVKALKLEPAGHSFHAVALKLLGCVEEEKDADVQKVVNDKEPTSIPSFDSYSSKGKKKSGAEGKQQDHYALLGLSHLRYLATEEQIRKSYRETALKYHPDKQAALLLNEETEAAKQTKKDEIESHFKSIQEAYEALIDPVKRRIYDSTDEFDDEIPTDCAPQDFFKVFGPAFMRNGRWSVNQPIPFLGDENTPLKEVDSFYDFWYTFKSWREFPHTDEFDLEQAESRDHKRWMERQNAKLSEKARKEEYARIRTLVDNAYKRDPRIVRRKEAEKAEKQRKKEAKYLAKKLQEEEAARAVEEEKRRKEEEEKRAAGIALQQKKLKEKEKKLLRKERSRLRTLSGPVISNRLLSLAEDDVESLCMSLDIEQLRNICERMEGKEGLERAEVLRDACGYKNDLEGKKEDEKKTLQQNGSVETNGTVLLGSYEKKEKPWSREEIELLRKGMLKFPKGTSRRWEVVSDYIGTGRSVEEILKATKTVLLQKPDSSKAFDSFLEKRKPTPSIASPLTTRIEVEGVLTPPQGTETPAEKVDKSSESSSGSTKDQNPNDPIAENGVSSGSEQDVWSAVQERALVQALKTFPKEASQRWERVAAAVPGKTVNQCKKKFTLLKESFRNKKSSA from the coding sequence ATGAATGTCCCATCCAAGTTTCGCCTTATTTCGTACTCGCAAGAGTTGGTTGATGGACAACCGGTCTATGTTTCTTCAAACTGCCTTCCTGTCAAGGCTTTGAAGCTTGAACCAGCTGGGCATTCTTTCCATGCTGTGGCACTTAAACTTCTTGGTTGTGTGGAGGAGGAAAAAGATGCTGATGTTCAGAAGGTGGTTAATGATAAGGAGCCGACTTCTATACCATCATTTGATTCGTACAGCAgcaaaggtaaaaaaaaatctggtGCTGAAGGCAAACAACAAGATCACTATGCGTTGTTAGGTTTGAGTCATTTAAGATACCTTGCCACTGAGGAACAGATAAGAAAAAGCTATCGCGAGACTGCCTTGAAATACCATCCTGACAAACAGGCTGCTCTTCTTCTTAATGAGGAAACTGAAGCTgctaaacaaacaaagaaggaCGAGATAGAGAGCCACTTTAAGTCCATCCAAGAAGCGTACGAGGCTTTAATTGATCCTGTGAAGAGAAGAATATATGACTCCACTGATGAGTTTGATGATGAAATCCCCACTGATTGTGCCCCACAGGACTTCTTCAAGGTGTTTGGTCCTGCTTTTATGAGGAATGGGCGGTGGTCGGTTAACCAGCCAATCCCATTTTTAGGTGATGAGAATACTCCACTGAAGGAAGTAGATAGTTTTTATGACTTTTGGTACACCTTCAAGAGCTGGAGAGAGTTCCCACATACCGATGAGTTTGATCTTGAGCAAGCTGAGTCTCGTGACCATAAGAGGTGGATGGAGAGGCAGAATGCGAAGCTTTCAGAAAAGGCTAGGAAGGAGGAGTATGCTAGAATACGTACTCTTGTTGACAATGCGTATAAAAGAGACCCAAGAATTGTGAGGAGAAAGGAAGCAGAGAAAGCTGAGaagcaaaggaaaaaggaGGCCAAGTATCTTGCCAAGAAATTACAGGAGGAGGAAGCAGCCAGGGCTGTAGAAGAGGAGAAGCGAcggaaggaggaggaggagaaacGAGCTGCAGGAATAGCTTTGCAGCAGAAGAAgttgaaagagaaagagaagaaactcCTGCGCAAAGAGCGGAGTCGACTTCGAACACTTTCAGGGCCTGTTATTTCGAACCGTTTACTCAGTCTTGCCGAGGATGATGTGGAAAGTCTCTGTATGTCTCTTGATATTGAGCAGCTTAGGAATATATGTGAGAGGATGGAGGGCAAAGAGGGGCTGGAGCGAGCAGAAGTTCTTAGAGATGCATGTGGATATAAAAATGATTTGGAGGGTaagaaagaagatgagaagaaaactctACAACAGAATGGTTCCGTGGAGACTAATGGTACTGTGCTGTTAGGCAGCTatgagaagaaggagaaaccTTGGAGCAGAGAAGAAATTGAGCTTTTGAGAAAAGGAATGCTAAAGTTTCCAAAAGGAACCTCTCGGAGGTGGGAGGTTGTTTCAGATTACATTGGTACTGGAAGATCTGTGGAAGAAATTCTGAAGGCAACCAAAACAGTCCTCCTCCAGAAACCTGATTCTAGCAAAGCTTTTGATTCTTTTCTGGAAAAGAGGAAGCCCACACCATCTATTGCTTCTCCACTTACAACGAGAATTGAAGTAGAAGGGGTATTGACTCCTCCTCAGGGCACTGAAACCCCTGCTGAAAAGGTAGATAAATCAAGTGAGTCGTCAAGCGGAAGCACAAAAGACCAAAATCCTAACGATCCAATTGCTGAAAATGGAGTATCGTCAGGTTCAGAGCAGGATGTATGGTCTGCTGTACAAGAAAGAGCACTGGTTCAGGCCTTGAAAACCTTTCCAAAGGAAGCCAGTCAGCGTTGGGAGCgagttgctgctgctgttccTGGGAAGACTGTGAATCAATGCAAGAAAAAATTTACTTTGCTGAAGGAAAGCTTTAGAAACAAGAAGAGTTCTGCTTAA